The window TTTTTTCTACATATTGAGAATATTCCTGTTGGTCACTAACGACAATAGCATAATTTGCAAAATACAAATGATAATCACTCTTGACTGAGTGCAATGTAAAAGTGTACATTTAAGTACACTTTAAATAATGATAAAGAAAGAGATGATTATGATGAATAAAAATATGATAAAAACAGAAAATTGGCCGATCTGTGAGATGAATATATTTCCCTCTACTATGGATGAAACACGTTTGTGGTTAGAAGAGATGGATATGTTATTGGCGAGAAGAAATGAATTTGTCTTGATATACCCGCCAGTGGTTAAAAAAGAAAAACCATCATCAGAAGATATGCAAAGTATGAAATATGTGCGTCGTTGGTTAAAAGACACTAAAGAAGCGATGGAACAGCATTGTCGCGCCCTAGTTGTTACGTTACAACCCGATGGCCGAGATAAAGAGGAGATGGAACGCATGGCACCTATGCTGTCTGCGTTATATGGCCCTCAGGTTTTAATCGCAGCGGATGGAACAACAGCAAAAGAGCAGGCCCAATCAGTTTTAGCCTAGTTGATTGTGTGTTTACTGATTTTACGGATATAGCTGGCGATGATATCAACAGACATAGCAATTTGCTGTTGAATAAATTCATCGCTGGGCTTGAAATCAGCAATACAGAAAGTGGTGATAAAGACATCCGCTTTTAGCATTTCTAGGTAACGCGAAGAAATACTTAATAATGTTTTTTCATCCACTTTAACATCAGGAAGTAAAGCTAATTTTTGTGTTAATAAGCGATAGCTTTTTACTGGGCCTTGCTCAAAAAACGCGTGCGTTATTTCAGGGAAACGGTTGTATTCACCTAATATTAACCGATATAACCCAATGGATTCAGGCTTAAGTACATTTAATAAAAATCGAGAGCCATAAAAAGAAAGTATGGACTCAATCGTATCTAATGGGGGCATTTTTTCATCAGGTTCTTGAAAAATATCATCAATCATAGATGCAATAACAGCGGCAAATAACCCTTCTTTATCCCCAAAGTTTTTATATAAAGTTGTTCGAGAGCCCCCAGCTCTTTCAATAATCATATCCAATGTTGCGCCTTCAAACCCATATTGCAGAAAAATTTCAGTTGCCGCAGCGATCAAAGCCTGTTGACGACGTCGGCCTTTTGGGGTTTTAGCTGTAAGAGGGTTATTCATGAATGGTTAATCCTGCTATTTGTCTTCAAATAAGAAAGTAACATAACAAATTTTACTGAAATAGTTTAAATCACGTGACCTCAATCATAGATTTACCTGAAAGAGATCATCATTTAAGCTGATATTTGTCTTTATGATATTTATAAAGATTAACATGTTTAGGATGATATCTGAATGGTTGTCATAATGTTGGGGGCAAGATGACAGAGCATGCATTAAATGAACAAAAAATAGACCAAAATGATCCCGTTAATCAGCAACGTGAAGTAACTCGGCTCTGTATTGAGTGTGGTTTATTGTTATTGCAACATGGTGCTGAAAGTATGCTCGTCGAACAATTGACGACTCGTCTGGGAATTGCGCTTGGGGCAAGTCAAGTTGATAGCGCTATCTCATCTAATTCATTGGTTTTAACCACTATAATTGATGGCCGTTGCTTAACGTCAACGCGACGTATTATTGACCGTGGTATAAATATGCATGTTGTTACTGAAGTTCAGCATGCAGTAATTTTAGTTGAACACCATTTATTAGACCGAAAACAATTACAAAAGAAATTATCATCAATTAAACCGTTACGTTATCCTCGATGGTTAATGGTTTTGATGGTGGCTTTATCTTGCGCTTGTTTCAGCAAGTTGAATGGCGGAGGGTGGGAGAGTGCGTTAATTACATTTTTAGCCAGTGGTTGTGCAATGTATGTTCGGCAAGTATTAACCTCCCATCAAATGAACCCGCTAATTAATTTTTGTATTACTGCGTTTGTCGCGACAACCGTTTCCGGCTTATTACTGAAAATACCGTATTTGGCGGTCACAGAAACGATTTCGATGGCTGCCAGTGTATTGCTTTTAGTTCCAGGCTTTCCATTAATTAATGCAGTCGCGGATATGTTTAAAGGGCATGTTAATACAGGATTAGCGCGCTGGACAATGGCGAGCCTTCTTACTTTGGCTACCTGTATTGGCGTTGTATTAGCAATGACAGTCTGGGGTTTAAAAGAATGGGCATAGAATTTCTATTCTCTTTATGTGAGAAAATGCTATTAGCCGCTATACCGGCCGCGGGGTTTGCGATGGTATTTAATGTGCCTGTAAGGGCATTGAAATATTGTGCCTTATTAGGTGCTATTGGCTATGGTTTTAGAATGATACTGATGACACTCGGCTTGCAAATTGAGTGGGCAAGTTTTCTTGCGGCAATTTTAATTGGTATTATTGGTATTCAGTGGTCGCGTTGGTGGTTAGCCCATCCTAAAGTGTTTACTGTTGCCGCCGTGATCCCAATGTTCCCAGGTATTAGTGCCTATATTGCAATGATTTCAGTAGTAAAAATATCGCAATCTGGTTATGACCCTGAATTAGTTGAGGTCTTAGTGACTAATTTCTTAAAGGCCTCCTTCATTGTTGGAGCTTTGTCTATTGGTATTTCTTTACCTGGTTTATGGTTATATCGCAAAAGACCAAGTGTGTAATTTTTAAGGGATGGCTTACGGGTATTCCTGCTATATCCGTTAGTCATACCTTGCTCTTTTACTAATAAGAGTTAGAAATTCTATTAAAGCTGCATAAATTCTGATGTGGTGGTGAACTATAAAATTGAGTCATCGCTGATATCATTAATGCTACTATTTGATTAGAATATGTGATATTTCTTCTTATACATTAATGTGTTAGAGGAAAAACTAACGCATTCATTTAAATTCTTCGCATATATTCTTATTAGTGGTGTTATTTTGAAACAATTTAGCTTGTCCAAATATTATCAATTCGTTTTTTCGGTTCTATTATTTATTTTTTCTGCTTTTTCATTTTCTGCACCAAATTCATTTACTGAAGCCAAAATGCTGAGTAAAACTCAGGTTTATGCAGATCAAAACCACCAAGGTGAGGGAACAATATACTGCGGCTGCCAGTGGGAATGGGTAGGAAAAAGCGGGGGGAAAGTCGATTTAGCCTCTTGCGGCTATCAAGTGCGTAAACAACAGAACCGAGCTGAACGTATTGAATGGGAGCATATTGTCCCTGCATGGGTGTTTGGTCATCAAAGACAATGCTGGCAAAAAGGGGGGCGAAAAAACTGTGTGTCTAGTGACCCTATTTTTGGCCGAATGGAAGCAGATATGCATAATTTAGCGCCTTCTATTGGTGAGGTGAATGGTGATAGAAGCAACTTTAGTTTTGGGCAATTACCTACTAATACGCCGTACCCATACGGAATGTGCCGCAGCCGAGTTGATTTTAAACAAAAAGTCTTTGAACCAAGGAATGAGGCTAAAGGGCAAGTAGCCCGAGTATATTTCTATATGCATGACCGTTATAACTTGTCTATGTCACGTCAACAGCAACAGTTATTGATGGCGTGGGATAATAAATATCCTCCAACGTCTTGGGAAATCAAGCGAGATAATCGAATTGCTAAAATGATGGGGCATCATAACCCATTTGTGACAGGGGAGAAAAAATGGAGTTTAAACCATAAAAATGGGGCAGAAGGAGTTAATATTTCTCCAGTTTCACCTTTGATTCAGACTAAGATAATAGAAAATAAATCTATTGTGCCAGATATGGTTGAAATTAAAGGGAATAATAATTCCAAAAAATATCATTTTTCACATTGCGCTAGCTTCAATACCATTGCCGATAAAAATGCAGTTATCTTCACTAATGAACAAGCAGCTAAAGCCGCAGGTTTTGAGTTAGCGGGAAATTGTAAAAGACGCTAATTATCTTGTAAGCCACAGTAGTTAATTCACTGATTACTGTGGTTTTATTTCTTGTTTTTATGCGTGATAACGAAAATCTTTAATAAACTTCTAAAATTTTGTTGGAAAAATGTTGCATTATTAAAAAAAATGACGCTATATTTAAAGCAAATGAAAACTGCAATAAAAACATGGACTCATTGAGGTACAAAAAATATTGTAGTTTGTCATATTACTGTCATATAGATTCATTAGTTTAAAAGTATCGCTGCTACAGGAGAAACTAATGGGAAATACGTGTTTATTCACACGAATTCGAAGCCGGTTATCACTCCATCATGAAATTTCCATGGTGAGATTGGTAACCGGTTTTTTTATTAGCCGACTTATGGCACCAAGTTACAGCCACAATCGATATTTGACCATTAACTTTGAGCTTGAAGGGAGCTCCTCTCTGTTTGGAATAGTCCGTCATTTGAATTGACATCACTGATACCGGGAAGGGTTAATACTATGAGTAGACAGAAAGCTGCAACAAAGGTACGTCGTGAAATGAAACGTTCATCACGTAAAGAGCGTTCAGGTCGTTTTGATATCAATAACGTCGCATCATTTGCTGAATATACAGGCATTGAAGCTATCGGTATGGCAAAAGAACGTCGTGATGAATCCCCTATATTACCCAGAAATGAAGCTCAAAAACTCTATATTAATTCCATTAAACATAAGCAACTCATTTTTGCGAATGGTGAAGCGGGTTGTGGTAAAACCTATATCAGTACTGCACTGGCGGCTGATGCGTTAATTCATAAAGATATCAACAAGATTATTGTAACAAGGCCCGTTCTTCAAGCGGAGGAAGATCTCGGTTTTTTACCGGGTGATATGTCAGAAAAATTTGCACCGTATTTTCGCCCTGTTTATGACGTATTGGTGAAAAGACTGGGGGCATCCTTTTTGCAGTATTGTTTGCGTCCTGAAATTGCCAAAGTGGAAATAGCGCCATTTGCTTATATGCGAGGCCGAACATTTGAAAATGCTGTCGTGATATTAGATGAAGCTCAGAATGTTACCGTCACTCAAATGAAAATGTTTTTAACTCGGCTTGGTGAAAATGTGACGGTGATTGTCAATGGTGATGTGACCCAGTGTGACTTGCCTGAAGGTGTGTCCTCAGGGTTAGCTGATGCATTACAACGTTTTAGTAGTGATGAAATGGTATCAATGGTGAACTTTACTATTGAGGATTGTGTGAGGTCACAATTGTGCCATAAAGCATTGCTGGTCTATAACGATTGATCAAGATATTCATTAATCCTATGCCCTACGATTTGCTTGCAGGGCATAGGTTAAATTATAGGGACAACTGATTAGTGGTAGAGCATTTCATGTACGATTTGCTCATCGGTAAGAGTATATGGGTAATAGGTTGGCCAATTTTCTAGCTGGCTTAATAATTTTTCCTGGGATTCATTTCCCATATACAGGTGGAAATGCCCTGAAGTCTGAGGCTCAATAATATGGTCACTAAATTGGATAAATTTAGGTGCTTTTGAGTTTGCATCTTTGCATTCAAACAAGTAACGAACACCTTTTTTCCCTGAAGTATAGTGCAGAATTTTGTAACCCGCGTAGTCATATTTACAGCTGCTTACGTTCCCGTTTTGGGTAAATTCAATAACATCATTTTCAATGCCAATACTGTTAACATCAGTGGCATAGCCTTTTTTATAATATTCACGATACTCTTCAACCGTTTTGTCTTTATTTTTCTTGGCCTTACTTTCTAGAACCTCATCAAGCTTTCCATTTAATAGCAATGGATTTACAGATTCCCAGATGCCTTGCCAATCACTAAGAGATCTATCTTTGACATCAGTATCTTCAAAAATCCCTTTTGAAGCTTGTAGCGCTTTCTCTGATTGTGGATGGGAGTGACTATGTGAGCCATGAGCAACAGCGGTATAACTAGTGATCGCTAATGCAATATAAAGACTAGTTTTTAAAATTGCCATTTTGTACACAGTGGTTTTCCTATTTTTGTAGTGAATATAAAGATTATAAAAAGCTATTGCGTTATAACATAACATTCGATGGTATGAAAAGTATTTTAGGGAGTTTATTGTTGGGGAAAATAATGGCTAATAATTTGATGAAGGTAGGCAAGATCAGGAAATAAGTTCGCTTATTAGCATTTATAGACCAACAAGCGAACTAAATATTTGAATTGAAGTTAATCGTCAGGGTTATCCATTACAGCATGGCGCTCATGATGGTAACCTTCCTCATCATAGCCATATCGCCAATAAGGGATTGCATAGATATCATCACGGCCAAAACCTTTTTCACGACGAATATAACGACGCAGATCACGAATAATTTGGTCTTCACCCGCAATCCAGAAAGCGCAGTCGCTGCTTGGGATCACCCAAGACTTAAACGTGCTAATTAATTCAGCGGTTTTGGTGATATCACCACAAACCCAAATCACTTCAACTTGTTCTGGTTTTTTCAGTTCTCTCACGTCTTTTGGGTTATCTAACCGTAGTACAACTTTGCCTTGGGCATTCGCTGGCATTTTCTCTAATAATGCGGCGATAGCGGGTAGGGAACTTGAATCACCAGCCATAAAGTAGTGTTGCCTTGCAGGCAATAATGGGTCTGGGCCACCTGGATTGGTAATACCCATCCAATTTCCGGGCTTTGCATCCCGAGCAAATAGATATGCAGGGCCAGTTGCGCCATCGTGCATAGCAAATTCAATATCTATCTCGCTAACTTCTGGACGGATGGCTCTGACGGAATAAGTACGAACAAATGGGCGAGGTTTGTCTTCTGGCCAGCTACGGCCTTCTTTACTTAGGATAGGGAGTGCGGGCTGGCTGATTAAATCAGGGGCTAAAAATATTTTCAGATGCCCACCTTCACAATCTGTTGGGTATGTATTGAGTCTTTCACCTGTGAAAGTAATACTACGAATAGATGGGCTGATATCGGTAATGGATTTAACTTGAATAAGCTGTGGTGGAGCCGGGCGATAGATGTTTTTTTCAACAGGTTGTTCAGTGGCCACGGACGATCTCCTTTATTAATGATAATTTTATTATATGGTAATTATTATCATTATCATGAATAAATTTGTAAGTTGCAACCGCTAGTGAGTGATTGGGGGCGGATATTTATGAAGAGAGATTTTCAGCAGAAGATAGGGCAACTCATAGTGATGAGCCATTGATTTTAATAAAAATGCCGTATGACTTTTAGTCTACGGCATATAGAAAAGTTAATTACTTCACTTTCATTCCAGCGGCGGTCATCATCAATTTAAATACTGACGAAAATGCAAACAATGCGAGTACACTTCCGAACCAGATGATAGCCATCCAACCGAGTTTTTTCCACCAAGGAGAGGCACTCACGCTATCAGTGGTAGCCTTGCTCTGGGGTAATTTTTCCTCTGAAGACATAGTAACTCCAATAGGTATAAACCAAAATAACAGGAATGATGAATAACGCACCGACTAACATAAAGCCTAAACTTTCGGATGGGCCTGCAGCATCACGGAAACTGACTGCGGGTGGAATGAGTGTCGGCCAAATACTGATGCCTAAACCAGTAAACCCAAGGAAAATTAACATTAAAGCCGCTAAGAATGGCACGCTATCGAACCGTTGGCGCTTAGCACTTTTTAGTATCAACCAAGTACAGCCTAATACCAGTAATGGAACCGGTAAGAAGAAGAACAGATTTGGCAGGGTGAACCAACGCTCAAAGACTGCGTCATTTAACATTGGGGTCCAGAAGCTGATCACTGCTATGACCGCTAACATCAGTAATGTTAATGGCCGTAGGACACGATACATGGTGCTACGTAAGTGGCCCTCCGTTTTCATGATCAACCAACCACAAGCTAATAGCGCATAAGCAACGACGAGGCCAAATCCGCAAAACAGTGGGAAAGGTGAGAACCAATCGAAATAACCACCCATGTAAACACGGTTTTCCACATGGAAGCCTTGGATAAAGGCACCAACTACCACACCTTGAACAAAGGTGGCAAAAATTGAACCCCAAATAAAGGCGTGATCCCAATGGCGGCGGTGTGATTCATCCGCTCTAAAGCGAAACTCAAAGGCGACACCACGGAAAATCAAGGCCAATAACATGAAAGTTAATGGAATTGACAACGCATCAAGGACAATCGCATAAGCGAGAGGAAAAGCACCAAATAGTGCAGCCCCACCTAAAACCAACCAAGTTTCATTGCCATCCCACACAGGGGCAACGCTATTCATCATCAGATCACGGTCTTGGCTGTCTTTTAGCGCAGGGTAAAGGATCCCAATGCCTAAATCGAACCCATCCATAACAATATACATCAACATACTAAATACGATGATGACAAACCAAATGAGAGGTAAATCAATGCCCATGAGCTGCGTCCTCCGCGATGCCTTTACGAATTAATTTCATCATGTACATGTAGCCGATACCGAACACCCCACCGTAAACCACAAAGAAGGCGATTAAACTGATACTCATGTGCATTTCACCATGTGCACTGACTGCATCAGAGGTTCGTTGTAGCCCATAAACAACCCATGGCTGTCGGCCTATTTCTGTTGTAAACCAACCCGCTAAAATGGCAATCAAACCAGAAGGAGCCATGACGAACATAAAGCGTAGGAAGGTTTTGGATTCATACAGGTTTTTACGATAACGTAGCCATAAACCCCAGACTCCAGCCGCGATCATTAATAAGCCGAGCCCGACCATTACGCGGAATGACCAAAACACCATAAACACGTTAGGCCTATCTTCTGGCGCGTATTCTTTTAACGCAGGCACTTGTTTGTCGATACTGTGGGTTAAAATCAGGCTTGCTAAATAAGGGATTTCGATAGCAAATTCTGTTTTTTCTTTTTCTTGGTTTGGTATACCAAATAAGATAAGCGGAGTGGCTTCTCCAGGTTTATTTTCCCAGTGACCTTCCATTGCAGCCACTTTAACAGGTTGATGTTTAAGTGTGTTTAGCCCATGAGCATCCCCGATTAAAGCTTGAACTGGGGCTAAAATCAAAATCAACCACAGGGACATGGAAAACATTTTTTTCATGGCGCTGGACTTGTTGCCTTTGAGCAAGTGCCAAGCCGCAGATGCACCAATAAAAAATGCCGCTGCAAGGAATGCTGCGGTGGTCATATGCAACAGGCGGTAAGGGAAAGAGGGGTTGAAGATAACCGCAAACCAATCAACGGGAACAATGCGCCCATCAATAATTTCAAAGCCTTGCGGTGTTTGCATGAAACTGTTGGAGGCTAGGATCCAGAACGTGGAAATAATCGTTCCCAACGCGACCATGCAAGTGGCGAAAAAATGTAATTTTTCACCTACACGGTTCATTCCAAATAGCATAACGCCAAGGAAACCGGCCTCTAAGAAGAATGCGGTAAGCACCTCATAAGTGAGAAGCGGCCCTGTAATACCCCCTGCAAAATCTGAGAAAAAGCTCCAGTTAGTGCCGAATTGGTATGCCATGACCAAGCCAGAAACAACGCCCATTCCGAAGTTAACGGCAAAAACTTTTGACCAAAAATGGAACAGTTTTATATAGTCTTCATCACGAGTTTTAAGCCATAAACCTTGTAGCACCGCAAGGTAACTTGCCAGCCCAATAGTAATGGCGGGAAAAATAATATGAAACGAGACCGTAAAAGCGAATTGTATACGGGCAAGTTCCAGCGCAGTTAGTCCAAACATATTGACCCCTGAGTGGATATGTTAATGGCACGCAATATTTAACGTTCTGATGAGAGCAATTGAGGCGCTAATCCTTAGCAAAAGGAATTGCTCACAACGGAGTGCAAAATAACCGCAATCCAACGAAAAATTTTTTGTGCTTATAGTTAAAAAAAGTCAGGTGAATGTGTGGATAAGTAGAACATGAGACGATAAACTATAATAGTAACAATTATTGGGATATTAACTATAACAGTTGAGGCGGCTATGACGAGATACGAACAATTAGCAGCGCAAATTCGTCAGCAAATTGAAGACAATATCTGGCAAGTGGGCGACAGATTACCTTCATTGAGGGAAAGTGTTAAACAGTCAGGCTTAAGTTTAATGACTGTAGTGCAAGCATACCAGTTGCTTGAAAGCCAAGGGTGGGTCGTTGCTCGCCCGCAATCAGGGTATTACGTGGCAAACCGTAATAACGCATTTGCTGCCGCTAAAGGAGGAAAAGGGCTACATTTGAATGAAAATGTAGAGATTAACGCCTCTATTTTTGGTGTCCTACAGGCTTGTAAGGACCCGAATATTATCCCATTTGGCTCCGCATTTCCAGAGCCTGCCTTATTGGATGACCCAAAACTCGCGAAGTCTCTTGCGTCTGTCGCTAGGCGTTTATCTAAATTTAATACACCAGCTAATTTGCCACCTGGTAATGAACAACTGCGCCGTAACATTGCTCAGCGCTATGCAACTCAAGGGATCCATGTCGCTCCCGATGAAATCGTGATCACAGCAGGGGCAATGGAATCTTTGGTTCTGAGCTTACAATCGGTGACTCAGCCCGGGGATTGGGTGGTTATCGAATCTCCTGCATTCTATGGTTCACTTCAGGCAATTGAGCGGTTAAAACTTAAGGCGATAGCCATTAAAACAGACCCGCTATTTGGTATTGATCTTGACGCATTAGAGGATATTGCGAGCAAATATCCAATTAAAGCCTGTTGGCTAATGACGCATTATCAAAATCCATTAGGCGGAACGATGCCGCAAACAAACAAAAGACGTCTGGTAGATATCCTTAATAAGCATCAAATTACTTTAATTGAGGACGATGTCTATGGGGAACTTTATTTTGGCAGCAAACAGCCGATACCTGCCAAGGCACTAGACACCAAAGGTAATTTCTTTCATTGTTCTTCATTTTCAAAATGTTTAGCCCCGGGGTATCGCGTGGGTTGGGTGGCCGCCGGTCAACACGCGACAAAAATTCAACATTTACAAATGATGAGCACCGTTTCTGCTAGCGTTCCCACGCAATTAGCTATTGCGGAGTACTTATCATTAGGGGGATATGACAGTCACCTGCGTAAACTGCGTTTAACAATGGAGCAACGTCAGCACCAAATGTTGAGTGCAATAGCAAAATACATGCCTCCATCAGTAAAAGTGAATACACCAAAAGGTGGGTATTTTTTATGGTTAGAATTTGAGCCACCATTTAATGCTATTCGTTTATATCAGCTCGCATTAAAAGAGGGGATTAGCATCGCACCTGGCAGTATGTTTTCCACAAGCGACCAGTTTAATCATGCATTTCGCCTTAATGCATCGTTTACATGGAATGAGAGGGTGGAAGAAGCAATGAAAACATTAGGCCGCTTATGTCACTTTTTAATCAACGAGAGGCGTGATTAGTCACATTATCGTTGCTAATTCATTGCTTAGAAAGATTAACTTTGCGAATCTAAGTATTAATCTAAATGTATTAGCAGCAACAGATGGGAGGTAATGTGAAAATAAAATGTTTTGATATAAAGGAGTTACCTATCCTGAATTGGCATGATGGTGCGGGGACTAGCCAAGAAGTATTTTGCTGGCCTGTTGCATCAGACTATTCATTACGCGCAAGTATTGCAACCATCGAGCAAGATAGCTATTTAAAGCGCTATGCAGAAGGCGAAAGGCTGGTGGTATTGTTGAATGACCAGCCTCTTCTTTTAACTGATACCAAAGCGTTTGAGTGCCGGCTTGAACGCGCTGGTGACCATGCTCAATTTTCAGCTCAGCAATTTTGCGCAATAAAAGTCTTACAGCCATCAGTTCAGTTAATGAATTTTATTTTTCGAGGTGATCGGTGGGGGGCTAAAAGTTATTTCATCACTGAAGATTATAAATTACCCGCCAACCAAGCGGGATTAGTCTACGTACTAAAGGGTGAATGGGACATTTCAGGGGCAAATTGCCATCTTCTGGCCCAAGGGCAAGGCGCGTGGTGGTTACCTGATATCGGTGAAGGAGAGATTAAACCACTTAGCACCGATAGCAAGTTGATCTGGATTGAATTATTACCTCGCTAACTGGTCGCTAAACCAATAGCCGCTAGTGTTAGCATGCCACCTGCAACACCTTCGGTTATACGGCGTTTTTTATCATTATAAGCGCGCTTATTATGCATGGATGCAAATAGTGCACCTATCACACCGTAGATCACGACACATGAAAGTATAAAAGTGGCTGAGAGTATCAAGGATTGAACGGCGACACTTTCTGTCAGCTTAATGAAGTTTGGTAAAATAGCGAAATACACCAGTAACCCTTTAGGGTTAAGGAAGCTAGTCAGAAAGGCTTTACCAACTACCGCTTTTGTCGACACAGTTTGAATTTTTAGCTCTCCAGCTCTCATCGCAGATAACACCATACGAGCAGCAAGATAAGTGACATAAGCGACGCCAACCCATTTAATGGTGTAGAAAATCATGGGGGATGCTGCAACAATCGCGGCTAAACCAAGCGCAGCTAGGATCGCATGTGCCCCATAGCCCAGTATAATACCTAAATTAGCTTTCAAGGCCGCTGAGGTTCCTCCCGATAATCCTTGTGCGGAAATAAACAGAATATCTGGGCCTGGTGTGCATACCAAGGGAATGACGGTTGCGCTAAATAAGAGTAAGGTCTGTAACTCCATTCTAATTCCTCATTGTTGTTCGTCGTTATTTTACGCAACTGGCCAGTAGCGATAAAATTATAGCGATAATCCAATGATATTGGATTTTTTTATTGCTTTAAAACAAACAAAAATTGGTATTTAATATCATTAATTAATATAAAATTGAGGTTGGGTGCCAATGAAGCAAAGTGAACTGAAACTGGATGCTATTGATAGACGTATCTTACAAGTTTTACAAAGAGATGGAAAAATTCAGAATATTGAATTGGCGAAAGAAGTCGGCCTTTCTCCGTCTCCTTGCTTACGTCGCGTGAAATTGCTTGAAGAAGCTGGGGTTATCAAGCGTTATGTGGCGGTGCTGGATGGGAGTAAAATTGGAGCGGGTCTTTCTTTATTTGCACGTATTTGGTTTAAAACACAAGATGCTAAGACCATCAACCAATTCGTTGAAGACATTAAACAGATGCCTGAAGTTGTAGAATGCCATTTAATGGCAGGGGAATGTGATGCATTGATCCGTATTGTGACACAAGACCTAGCTTCTTATCGTCGTTTTCATGCAGACCATTTAACACAAATTAGCAGCATTCAGAGTATTAAGACGGAGGTGCCAATGGAAACGGTGAAAGTCACTTATGCTTTGCCGCTTTAGAATAGTGACTCGGTTTTATTTATTAGAAATAATTATTTTTATAAGACAAAATTAATTAAATAATACAAAAATGAATAAATAATTAATTTTTGAATTTCAATTTTACAAATTGAAATATTATTACGTTATTTTTAATATTGATAGATTAGTTTGATTCTCTCTTTTAGATTATTATCTAACTGGTTATTTTATTTTTATATAACGATTTGTTTATTTGATGAGATAACTCTTATATGTTCACAACGCTGTTGAGTAATAGCTTACTCATGACGAAAGTGCTATCTAATTAGTTGATATGTAAATAATGAAAGGGAAGTTTTTTTGATCCTGCGCAACATCACTTCACGTTAATTACTTATACTGTTAATAATCCAAAATTAAAATAATGCGAATATTTCTTATTTAAAAAATATTTTCAATTTAATCGGTAACGATGTGAGTCTTTATAAGCATTTTTCTAATTGTCACAGGTATTGTAATACCCGTCTATTAATTGATTATTTGTGATCTGAGTCTAATTGAAAATTCACCGAATAATAGAAATTATTTTCTCATAAATTTAAGGAAAATTTATGATTTATCCTATTACTGATAGAACAATATCTACAGTAAAT is drawn from Providencia huaxiensis and contains these coding sequences:
- a CDS encoding siderophore-interacting protein, which produces MATEQPVEKNIYRPAPPQLIQVKSITDISPSIRSITFTGERLNTYPTDCEGGHLKIFLAPDLISQPALPILSKEGRSWPEDKPRPFVRTYSVRAIRPEVSEIDIEFAMHDGATGPAYLFARDAKPGNWMGITNPGGPDPLLPARQHYFMAGDSSSLPAIAALLEKMPANAQGKVVLRLDNPKDVRELKKPEQVEVIWVCGDITKTAELISTFKSWVIPSSDCAFWIAGEDQIIRDLRRYIRREKGFGRDDIYAIPYWRYGYDEEGYHHERHAVMDNPDD
- the zinT gene encoding metal-binding protein ZinT, which produces MAILKTSLYIALAITSYTAVAHGSHSHSHPQSEKALQASKGIFEDTDVKDRSLSDWQGIWESVNPLLLNGKLDEVLESKAKKNKDKTVEEYREYYKKGYATDVNSIGIENDVIEFTQNGNVSSCKYDYAGYKILHYTSGKKGVRYLFECKDANSKAPKFIQFSDHIIEPQTSGHFHLYMGNESQEKLLSQLENWPTYYPYTLTDEQIVHEMLYH
- a CDS encoding threonine/serine exporter, encoding MGIEFLFSLCEKMLLAAIPAAGFAMVFNVPVRALKYCALLGAIGYGFRMILMTLGLQIEWASFLAAILIGIIGIQWSRWWLAHPKVFTVAAVIPMFPGISAYIAMISVVKISQSGYDPELVEVLVTNFLKASFIVGALSIGISLPGLWLYRKRPSV
- a CDS encoding endonuclease: MSKYYQFVFSVLLFIFSAFSFSAPNSFTEAKMLSKTQVYADQNHQGEGTIYCGCQWEWVGKSGGKVDLASCGYQVRKQQNRAERIEWEHIVPAWVFGHQRQCWQKGGRKNCVSSDPIFGRMEADMHNLAPSIGEVNGDRSNFSFGQLPTNTPYPYGMCRSRVDFKQKVFEPRNEAKGQVARVYFYMHDRYNLSMSRQQQQLLMAWDNKYPPTSWEIKRDNRIAKMMGHHNPFVTGEKKWSLNHKNGAEGVNISPVSPLIQTKIIENKSIVPDMVEIKGNNNSKKYHFSHCASFNTIADKNAVIFTNEQAAKAAGFELAGNCKRR
- a CDS encoding DUF2474 domain-containing protein, yielding MSASPWWKKLGWMAIIWFGSVLALFAFSSVFKLMMTAAGMKVK
- a CDS encoding TetR/AcrR family transcriptional regulator, giving the protein MNNPLTAKTPKGRRRQQALIAAATEIFLQYGFEGATLDMIIERAGGSRTTLYKNFGDKEGLFAAVIASMIDDIFQEPDEKMPPLDTIESILSFYGSRFLLNVLKPESIGLYRLILGEYNRFPEITHAFFEQGPVKSYRLLTQKLALLPDVKVDEKTLLSISSRYLEMLKADVFITTFCIADFKPSDEFIQQQIAMSVDIIASYIRKISKHTIN
- a CDS encoding threonine/serine ThrE exporter family protein; its protein translation is MTEHALNEQKIDQNDPVNQQREVTRLCIECGLLLLQHGAESMLVEQLTTRLGIALGASQVDSAISSNSLVLTTIIDGRCLTSTRRIIDRGINMHVVTEVQHAVILVEHHLLDRKQLQKKLSSIKPLRYPRWLMVLMVALSCACFSKLNGGGWESALITFLASGCAMYVRQVLTSHQMNPLINFCITAFVATTVSGLLLKIPYLAVTETISMAASVLLLVPGFPLINAVADMFKGHVNTGLARWTMASLLTLATCIGVVLAMTVWGLKEWA
- the phoH gene encoding phosphate starvation-inducible protein PhoH, with amino-acid sequence MSRQKAATKVRREMKRSSRKERSGRFDINNVASFAEYTGIEAIGMAKERRDESPILPRNEAQKLYINSIKHKQLIFANGEAGCGKTYISTALAADALIHKDINKIIVTRPVLQAEEDLGFLPGDMSEKFAPYFRPVYDVLVKRLGASFLQYCLRPEIAKVEIAPFAYMRGRTFENAVVILDEAQNVTVTQMKMFLTRLGENVTVIVNGDVTQCDLPEGVSSGLADALQRFSSDEMVSMVNFTIEDCVRSQLCHKALLVYND